A single window of Streptomyces griseoviridis DNA harbors:
- a CDS encoding DUF6986 family protein codes for MGQQEKVATSLAGAVSEEISASLAPVDAELERRYPGDPGTRQPVHTVYVPADVLAADTVRSWGDQALDALDRHAPDAASLAAVLGLDDALAAPVYDRVRAKLEREPIEDLRVDFEDGYGTRPDAEEDAAAARAARLVAEAYRDGTAAPWTGIRMKCMEAPVRDRGIRTLDIFLTGLLDAGGLPDGLVLTLPKVTYPEQVTAMVRLLESFEKTRGLPPGRIGFEIQIETSQAILATDGTATVARMIQAAEGRATGLHYGTFDYSACLGVSAAYQASDHPAADHAKAIMQVAAAGTGVRLSDGSTNVLPVGPTPKVHDAWRLHHRLTRRALARAYYQGWDMHPGHLPTRYAAVFAFYREGFEQAAARLTRYAHRTGGDVMDEPATAKALSGYLLRGLDCGALDIAEVARATGLTRADLEAFALPRRADLTASAP; via the coding sequence GCCGTCAGCGAGGAGATCAGCGCCTCCCTCGCGCCGGTCGACGCCGAACTCGAACGCCGCTACCCCGGCGACCCCGGCACCCGTCAGCCCGTCCACACCGTGTACGTCCCCGCCGACGTCCTCGCCGCCGACACCGTCCGCTCCTGGGGCGACCAGGCCCTCGACGCCCTCGACCGGCACGCCCCGGACGCCGCCTCCCTCGCCGCCGTCCTCGGCCTCGACGACGCCCTCGCCGCACCCGTGTACGACCGCGTCCGGGCCAAACTGGAACGCGAGCCGATCGAGGATCTGCGCGTCGACTTCGAGGACGGCTACGGCACCCGCCCCGACGCCGAGGAGGACGCCGCCGCCGCCCGCGCCGCCCGGCTCGTCGCCGAGGCGTACCGCGACGGGACGGCCGCCCCCTGGACGGGCATCCGCATGAAGTGCATGGAGGCACCGGTGCGCGACCGGGGCATCCGCACCCTCGACATCTTCCTCACCGGCCTGCTCGACGCCGGCGGTCTGCCCGACGGGCTCGTCCTGACCCTGCCCAAGGTGACCTACCCCGAGCAGGTCACCGCCATGGTCCGGCTCCTGGAGAGCTTCGAGAAGACGCGCGGCCTCCCGCCGGGCCGGATCGGCTTCGAGATCCAGATCGAGACCAGCCAGGCCATCCTGGCCACCGACGGCACCGCCACCGTCGCCCGCATGATCCAGGCCGCCGAGGGCCGCGCCACCGGACTCCACTACGGCACCTTCGACTACAGCGCCTGCCTCGGCGTCTCCGCCGCCTACCAGGCCAGCGACCACCCGGCCGCCGACCACGCCAAGGCCATCATGCAGGTCGCCGCCGCGGGCACCGGCGTCCGGCTCTCCGACGGCTCCACCAACGTCCTGCCCGTCGGACCCACCCCGAAGGTCCACGACGCCTGGCGGCTGCACCACCGCCTCACCCGCCGCGCCCTCGCCCGCGCCTACTACCAGGGCTGGGACATGCACCCCGGCCACCTCCCGACCCGGTACGCGGCCGTCTTCGCCTTCTACCGCGAGGGCTTCGAACAGGCGGCGGCCCGGCTCACCCGGTACGCCCACCGGACCGGCGGCGACGTCATGGACGAGCCCGCCACCGCCAAGGCGCTCAGCGGTTATCTGCTGCGCGGCCTGGACTGCGGGGCCCTCGACATCGCCGAGGTGGCCCGCGCCACCGGCCTGACCCGCGCCGACCTGGAGGCGTTCGCGCTGCCGAGGCGCGCCGACCTGACGGCGTCCGCGCCGTAG